The window CTGAATACGGACCGGATTATAGCGTGTCAGGCTTCGCTTATACTTGGCAAGACGAGACGCAAGAGGTAGTGGATATCATTTTACCTGACGGCTCAGAGATTGACCCAAATGAAACTTATACTGTTGTGGTCAATAATTATATGTATGGTAACGCAGAAAGTGGCATAGCTGAACTTTCAAGCAATATGGAAGTTGGGCCAGTAGACTTGGATGCTACGGTCGAATTTATCGAATCTTTTGAAGAACCAATCGCCTATGAAGCTGAAGGAAGAATTTCAGAAGTTGAACCGAAAGAAGAATATGATTTACCAGTCGATGGCACACCTGCATCAGATCGTGCTAAGGAAAGATTACAAGAATTAGCTGAGAAAGGTGTCTTCGATCAAAAGAACAAGGGCAAGAATTCTAAGCCTGATCACGCACAAGGTAAATAATTAATCATTAAAAACAGACTCTTCATTGAGTCTGTTTTTTTTCTGTCTTAATACGCTTTTTCCATTAGGAACATATTACTGGCCGGTTGTTTCGGGCGCAGGATATTTCGATTAGAATCTGAAGAGAAGTTTTCTAATACTCGCTCTACTTCTTCTTTTTTGTGATCCGCTCTTAAGAATTGTTGTATTTGAGATAAAGCTTCGCGTATTGTCTCTTTCTGTTTGATTTCTATTGTATAAATGTAAGTCGGTTGACCAGAAATCATCATTTTTTTACTTGAAAGACTTCCGGATAAAAGAGATTGAATGAATACGAGCATCTTCAAATCAGATGAAGTTATTGCGATAACTGGATTGCGTTTCCCCTTAGAGTCTATATTTTTAAATGAAATCGTGCCTTCTCCGTCAATGATGCCTGCCACATATGCAGCTTCCCATGATTTCAACATATTTTGTCGTCCCCTTTCAGGATGATATAGATAAAGTATACATCTAATCCGATAAAAGAACAAGTGTTCGCATTAAGTTTTTTTGCCAATCGATGAGAAAATAAAAAGGCTTCTCACTACGAAGCCTTTGAAATAAGTGGTGATCGCTTGACCTTTTTTGCGGGTCGATTGGTTAAGTAGATCCCTGCAAATATAATAAACATTCCTAATAATAAGTTGCTAGTGATCGGTTCATTCAGTAGGACATAGCCCCAGATCATCGCACTTACAGGAACAATGTAAGTAACGGTCGTTGCAAACTCCGGAGAGCCTTCTGTCATCATATAATAGTAAATGACATGGGCAATTCCTGATCCAAATACACCTAATCCGATGAGGGCCCCGATTGTGCCCCAATCAAACTCAGAGACTGCTGGAACATCCCCGACCATAAAGCCTCCTGCTAAAGCGGATAAAGAAGCAATCAATAACGTGACGGCGGTCATCAAAAATAAATCTACGCCCACAACGAAACGCTTCGTATATTGTGAACCGAAGCCATAGCACAGAGTAGCTAATATCATCGTTCCGATTCCGATAAAGTCACTGCCTAGAAGGGCACCCACTTCGAAGTTCATCAGTACAAGAATTCCCACGAACCCTGTGATAATTCCGATCCATTGTTTTTTAGCTAAAATCTTTCCAAACAATAAAAATCCGATAAAACCAGTAGCAATCGGAGTCAATGCATTAATTACTGATGCGCTACTACTGTTGATCACGGTTTCACTCCAGGCAATCAGACCCCAAGGAAGTGCAGCATTAAAAATACCTACGATGATTAAATGTTTCCACGGTAGGTTGAAGTTGATTTTTCTGCGACGGGCCCATATGAATGGAATCAAAACAAGTGCGCCTAATAGACACCGTAAAAATACCATTCCGAATATCCCTGCCGGCTCGATCAGTACTTTAATAAAAACAAAAGAAAGCCCCCAAATAAGGCTGAGGCTGAATAAAGCTATGTATAATTTCATTTTTTACACTCCAAATCTTACGAGGTCTATCTGTCATTATAGACCTCCAATGTCTAAATGAACAGAGACTAATAACTGACTTGGTTTTTTTTAGCTAGATGTAAACTCTTCAAGTTCTTTCAGCACCAAATCCATATGCATGTATCATATTATATTTTTCGAAAAGGATAATAATAGAACTTAAATTCCGATTTGAAAGAGGATGACGCATGAAATTCATTCAATTTTTAAAACAAGGAAATACATCTTCTGCAGTTTCAGCTCTTGGGAATGTCCTTATAGCCATTGTCAAAGGTATTGCTGCATTTATTACTGGTAGTGGTGCTATGTTCGCAACAATGGTTCACTCGATAGCTGATGCCATTAACCAAGGTATGGTCTTTTTCGGGAGTGCTCTAGCTGAAAAAGAACCGACTAAGAGATTCCCTTCTGGTTTTGGGCGAGTGGTGAACCTATTTGTGTTACTTGCAGTAATCGTCATTTCAATTATGGCTTATGAAACCATTCTCAAGGGATGGGAAATCATTCAAGATCCAGAGGAATCCTCGCGATTTTGGCTAAATGTCATCGTATTGATCGTGTCGATTGGAATCGATGGGTCGGTTTTAGTTAAGGTTATGCTGGAGATCGTCAAGGAGTCACATACGAAAGTTCGAGGGTTGAACTTCATTCCTGAGTCTTTTAAAAATATATCTTATGCATCACCGCCGACTCGCCTTGTATTTTATGAAGATATCGTTGCGACATTTGGAGGCTTCTTAGCTCTTGTCACAGTCATCGTGTCGCAGGTAACAGGTAATTATATTTTTGATGGAATCGGTACGATATTGATCGGGGTTCTGTTAGTCGGCATCGCGATTAAAATAGGGTACGAAAATACGATTGGTTTGATTGGTGTAGCAGCTCCTAAACGTGTGGAAGATAAGGTTGTTAACATGATATTGGACGATCATGATGTAGTAGACATTCGTAGGATGCGTATTTTACAAGAGGGTAAAAATTATCATGTTGAATCCTATATTGAGCTGAGGAAAGGGTTGTCGCTGGAAGAAGCTGATGACATAAAGTTCCGAGTAATTGAGGCCTTGATGGAGGATCCTGACGTGGATGACGTTACTTTAGGTATTATAGAAACGGATGAAATTCAGCATTGGAAACGTACTGAAAAATAATAGCTCTAAAATTCGTCAATTACCCTCCTAAATGATATACTACAATAGGTATATTTTAAATTTGGAGGACTGTAAGATGTTACAAGCAACTAATGTAAGTTTGCGATTTCCTGATCGGAAATTGTTCGAAGATGTTTCAATAAAATTCAATAAAGGAAATTGCTACGGCTTGATCGGTGCGAATGGTGCCGGGAAGTCTACTTTCCTAAAAATATTGTCAGGAGAAATCGAACCTCAAGAAGGCCATGTATCAGCTGGTAAAGACGAACGAATCGCGGTTTTGAAGCAGGATCACTTCGCTTATGATGAGGAAGAAGCTCTTCAAGTAGTGATGATGGGTCACCAACGCCTTTACGAAGTTATGAAAGAAAAAGATGCGATTTATTCTAAAGGTGAGTTTACCGAGGAAGATGGTATGCGTGCAGCTGAACTGGAAGGTGAGTTCGCAGAATTGAACGGTTGGGAAGCTGATGGAGACGCGGCGACTTTACTACGTGGTTTAGGTGTTGCGGATGAGCTTCACTCTAAGCGTATGGGTGATTTACCTGAGACTGAGAAAGTTAAGGTTTTACTTGCTCAGGCCTTGTTCGGAGATCCAGATATTTTACTATTGGATGAGCCAACAAACGGTTTAGACATTCAGGCTATCAGATGGTTAGAAGAGTTCTTAATCAACTTTGAAAATACGGTCATCGTCGTGTCACACGACCGTAGCTTCTTGAATAATGTATGTACGCACATTGCTGATTTAGACTTCGAAAAAATCACGCTATACGTCGGGAACTATGACTTCTGGTATGAATCAAGCCAGTTAGCTCTTAAGATGCAACAGGAATCAAATAAGAAAAAAGAAGAGAAGATTAAGGATTTGAAGGAATTCGTTGCTCGATTCAGCGCGAACGCTTCAAAATCCCGTCAAGCAACTTCTCGTAAAAAGTTACTTGATAAGATCGAGTTGGATGATATCAAACCATCTTCTCGTAAATACCCTTATGTTGCGTTCCAACCTGGACGTGAAATCGGTAACGACGTATTAGATGTTAAAAATTTATCTAAAACTATTGATGGTAGAAAAGTACTCAATAACGTTAGTTTCCGCCTAGATAAGGATGATAAAATCGTTCTTCTTGGCGATGAAATGGCTAAAACAGCTTTACTTGAAATACTGATGGGTAATATGGAGCCGGATGAAGGTACGTTCAAGTGGGGTGTAACTACTTCACAATCCTATTTCCCTAAAGATAACTCAGAGTTTTTCGAAGGAAATGAGAAAAACTTGATCGAATGGCTTCGTCCTTATTCAACTGAGGATGAAAGTGAAACATTCTTAAGGGGTTTCCTTGGACGCATGTTATTCTCAGGAGAAGAAGTATTCAAAAAGCCAAGCGTTTTATCCGGTGGTGAAAAAGTCCGTTGTATGTTATCACGCATGATGCTTTCAAATTCGAATGTGTTATTGCTCGATGACCCGACAAATCACTTAGACTTAGAATCGATTCAATCGTTGAACAATGGCCTTGCAAGTTTTAAAGGTTCGATTATCTTTACCTCGCATGACCACCAGTTCATTCAGACGATTGCGAATCGTATTATCGAAATCAAGGATGAAGGTATTACTGATAAAGAAATGACTTATGAAGAATACTTGGATGATGTGAAAAAGATCGGAACACCAAGCTTATAAAGTGATAAAGCTACCTGCAGAAGCGGGTAGCTTTTTTATATACTTTAAGAATGTCTAACTTTACTAAAGGATTAAAGTATGTGAAAAACAAAGGCTTTCGCCATTAGGACTTGGCAATAAGCCAAGTTTTTCTCTCATGATATACAAAGAACTATACACAATTATTCAAAATCGGTTCTTTTTAAGTAAAAAGTTGCTATCCAATCGTTTCCCATTTGAGTTATAGTGTATATATAGGAGCGTGTTTCGGTTGAGAAAGCATTTAAAAAATATAGATTATCCTTTATTTATAATAGTTCTTTTACTATCAATCGTAGGAATTGTCATGGTATATAGTGCTAGCTTCGTCTATGCTGGCATTGACCCAGATATCCAAAATCCAGCCTACTTTTTTAACCGACAGAGAATGTGGTTAGGGTTAGGTTTTGTAGTATTCTTCCTATTCAGTATTTTCCTCTCCTATAGAAGAATAGGGGAAATTGTACCGTTAATTGTACTAGGTACCTTCGGGTTACTGATAGCTGTATTCATCCCTGAAATAGGTGTCACAAGGAATGAAGCAACTCGTTGGATCGGTGCTGGCCCAATTCTAATCCAGCCGTCTGAAATAGCTAAAATAGCAATGATTTTATATTTCGCAAAGGCTTATACGAACAAACAAGACCAGCTCCATAACTTTGGAAAAGGGGTACTTCCACCTCTGATTGTAATAGGTCTAGTATTTATTTTAATTGTACTGCAGCCCGATTTAGGTACAGCTACATCCATCGTCATTGCTTGTGGGATTATTCTTCTTTTCGCAGGTATTCGTTTCAGACATATTGCAGTTTTAGGCTTAGTAGCTTTGGGCACCGTTTTTGTACTTATTAATGCTGCAGCCTACCGTATGGAGAGGTTGACCTCGTTTATGGACCCGTTTTCTAATCCATCAGGTTCAGGTTATCAGTTGATTCATTCGCTGATAGCTATTGCATCAGGGGAAATTACAGGTGTTGGACTGGCTAATAGTGTACAGAAAGCCGGTTTTTTACCTGAGGCACATACCGATTTCATTATGGCGATTATTGCAGAGGAGCTCGGATTTCTAGGTGTTTTATTCGTTGTCACTTTATACGCAGTATTCATGTTCAAAGGCATTCTGATTGCAAAAAGAGCCCCGGATCAATTCGGTAAATTGCTTGCTTATGGAATAACGTTTCAAATCGTTACTCAAGCGATGATCAACTTCGGTGCAGTGAACGGCTTACTTCCGATTACAGGTATTACATTACCCTTAATAAGTTACGGGGGGTCTTCACTAATTATCACCTTTGCTTTACTTGGTATATTGATGAATATCGCAGTAAAAGGAAACATAAAAAGAAGAAATCCAGTAAGTTAATCTCGCTTAATTATAAGCGAGATTTTATTTTTGCTTAAGATATTGCAAATTATGTCGATAAAGTTGATATATATTAGCTTTTTAAAAAATTGTTCATATTTTACAGAATTTTAGGAAAATTTAGATATATATAGTATAATAGATTTTAATTAGGGGAATTAGGGGGATTCTTGATGCAAAATGAATACCAAATCGAACTGAAACAGCTTAGGCAGTTTCCTCTTAAATTTATCATCATATATTTATCCATAGGTGTTGTGTGGATTACAAGCTCTGATTATTTAGTGGAAATCTTAGTTGATGAAGCTTCGACTTTATCATTTGTGCAATCACTCAAGGGTTGGTTTTATGTTTTTTTTACCGGTGCACTCTTTTATTATTTTATATTTAATGAGAAACAGAGAACCATCCGATTTCACAACCAGGTAATTAAGAAAAAAGAAGAAGTAAGATTAACAGATACGATTATCGATCAAATTGCACAAGGACTTATGATTACAGATGAAACAGGTAGAATTTTAAAAGCGAATCAATACTTTGTGAAAATGTCGGGGCTATCTGTTGAAGATATTGTGGGAGAAAGGTATGAACGGCTGCCTCATTTTGTTTCTGCTAGGCAAAGTTACAGACAAATCAGAAGGGAATTAAAGAGAAACGGTAAATGGCAGGGCGAGGTTTCTACAAAGAATTTACAGGGTGAAAAAAATCCAGAGTTATTATCTCTGCATGAGGTAAGGGATGAGGAAGGCAAACTAAAGAACTATTTCGGTTTTATTGTCGACTTAACGGAAATCAAATCAAAGGAAGAAGCGTTATCGAAGGCTAAAAACCACCTTCAATCCATGATCGATCATTCACCTTTAGGGATTATAGTTTGTGACAAAAAAGGCATCATACATATATGGAACGAACAAGCAGAAAAAATATTGAAAGTAGAGGCCTCAAGGGCGGTTGGTTATGAACTGACTGGAACCGTACGTGAACTCTTGTATGATACTAGATCTAATTTGTCTTCTGTGAAGGGGGATGAGTCTGTTCCAACCCAACTTAAGCAAATAGTTACTAGTGATGGTGAAGAGAAATTTTTGCAGGTCTCTTATTCCAATTTATTCGACCCTGACGGCAGTTTTAGTGGTTTTCAAGTCATCATAAATGACATGACTTCAGAGGAAGCCTACCGCAGAGAACTGAAATACTTAGAAGAATTTGATTTAGCTACTGGACTATATAATTTCAATACATTGAAAATGATCATGAACGAAACGATCGAAAA of the Halalkalibacillus sediminis genome contains:
- the ftsW gene encoding putative lipid II flippase FtsW; protein product: MRKHLKNIDYPLFIIVLLLSIVGIVMVYSASFVYAGIDPDIQNPAYFFNRQRMWLGLGFVVFFLFSIFLSYRRIGEIVPLIVLGTFGLLIAVFIPEIGVTRNEATRWIGAGPILIQPSEIAKIAMILYFAKAYTNKQDQLHNFGKGVLPPLIVIGLVFILIVLQPDLGTATSIVIACGIILLFAGIRFRHIAVLGLVALGTVFVLINAAAYRMERLTSFMDPFSNPSGSGYQLIHSLIAIASGEITGVGLANSVQKAGFLPEAHTDFIMAIIAEELGFLGVLFVVTLYAVFMFKGILIAKRAPDQFGKLLAYGITFQIVTQAMINFGAVNGLLPITGITLPLISYGGSSLIITFALLGILMNIAVKGNIKRRNPVS
- a CDS encoding LAGLIDADG family homing endonuclease gives rise to the protein MLKSWEAAYVAGIIDGEGTISFKNIDSKGKRNPVIAITSSDLKMLVFIQSLLSGSLSSKKMMISGQPTYIYTIEIKQKETIREALSQIQQFLRADHKKEEVERVLENFSSDSNRNILRPKQPASNMFLMEKAY
- a CDS encoding ABC-F family ATP-binding cassette domain-containing protein: MLQATNVSLRFPDRKLFEDVSIKFNKGNCYGLIGANGAGKSTFLKILSGEIEPQEGHVSAGKDERIAVLKQDHFAYDEEEALQVVMMGHQRLYEVMKEKDAIYSKGEFTEEDGMRAAELEGEFAELNGWEADGDAATLLRGLGVADELHSKRMGDLPETEKVKVLLAQALFGDPDILLLDEPTNGLDIQAIRWLEEFLINFENTVIVVSHDRSFLNNVCTHIADLDFEKITLYVGNYDFWYESSQLALKMQQESNKKKEEKIKDLKEFVARFSANASKSRQATSRKKLLDKIELDDIKPSSRKYPYVAFQPGREIGNDVLDVKNLSKTIDGRKVLNNVSFRLDKDDKIVLLGDEMAKTALLEILMGNMEPDEGTFKWGVTTSQSYFPKDNSEFFEGNEKNLIEWLRPYSTEDESETFLRGFLGRMLFSGEEVFKKPSVLSGGEKVRCMLSRMMLSNSNVLLLDDPTNHLDLESIQSLNNGLASFKGSIIFTSHDHQFIQTIANRIIEIKDEGITDKEMTYEEYLDDVKKIGTPSL
- a CDS encoding cation diffusion facilitator family transporter, producing MKFIQFLKQGNTSSAVSALGNVLIAIVKGIAAFITGSGAMFATMVHSIADAINQGMVFFGSALAEKEPTKRFPSGFGRVVNLFVLLAVIVISIMAYETILKGWEIIQDPEESSRFWLNVIVLIVSIGIDGSVLVKVMLEIVKESHTKVRGLNFIPESFKNISYASPPTRLVFYEDIVATFGGFLALVTVIVSQVTGNYIFDGIGTILIGVLLVGIAIKIGYENTIGLIGVAAPKRVEDKVVNMILDDHDVVDIRRMRILQEGKNYHVESYIELRKGLSLEEADDIKFRVIEALMEDPDVDDVTLGIIETDEIQHWKRTEK
- a CDS encoding DMT family transporter; protein product: MKLYIALFSLSLIWGLSFVFIKVLIEPAGIFGMVFLRCLLGALVLIPFIWARRRKINFNLPWKHLIIVGIFNAALPWGLIAWSETVINSSSASVINALTPIATGFIGFLLFGKILAKKQWIGIITGFVGILVLMNFEVGALLGSDFIGIGTMILATLCYGFGSQYTKRFVVGVDLFLMTAVTLLIASLSALAGGFMVGDVPAVSEFDWGTIGALIGLGVFGSGIAHVIYYYMMTEGSPEFATTVTYIVPVSAMIWGYVLLNEPITSNLLLGMFIIFAGIYLTNRPAKKVKRSPLISKAS